One window of the Leptotrichia massiliensis genome contains the following:
- a CDS encoding Cof-type HAD-IIB family hydrolase, which produces MIKLIAIDMDGTLLNEKKHIDKAQKEAIHEAIEAGIKIVLCTGRPLYGILPFYEELELHELDLEGYVILNNGCSIHRTHDWELIDSAKMTADDIDYLYKCSEKKEGINFTLVDEKHYFNIGKKPTDELIMDANFVFSDITDITLEEAKSGKYNIVKAMYLGNPKKMAEFHSNYENILKENYSEVLSQPYVYEVLPKGNNKGTGLKALVEKLGIKQEEVMAIGDGNNDVEMLEYANYGVAMGNATELALKSANYTTDTNKNDGVAKAIRKYALKNL; this is translated from the coding sequence ATGATAAAATTAATTGCAATTGATATGGATGGAACTTTATTAAATGAGAAAAAACATATTGATAAAGCACAAAAAGAAGCTATTCACGAAGCAATAGAGGCTGGGATAAAGATCGTTCTTTGTACAGGCAGACCTTTATATGGAATTTTGCCATTTTATGAGGAACTTGAGTTACATGAGCTGGATTTGGAAGGGTATGTTATATTAAATAATGGATGCTCAATTCATAGAACTCACGATTGGGAGTTGATAGATTCGGCTAAGATGACTGCTGATGACATCGATTATTTGTATAAATGCAGTGAAAAAAAGGAAGGTATAAATTTTACATTAGTTGATGAAAAACATTATTTTAATATCGGGAAAAAGCCAACTGATGAGCTTATTATGGATGCAAACTTTGTGTTTTCTGATATTACAGATATAACTTTGGAAGAAGCTAAGAGCGGAAAATACAATATTGTTAAAGCAATGTATTTGGGAAACCCTAAAAAAATGGCAGAGTTTCACAGTAATTATGAAAATATTTTAAAAGAAAATTATAGTGAGGTCTTGAGTCAGCCTTATGTTTATGAAGTATTGCCAAAAGGAAATAATAAAGGAACTGGTTTAAAGGCTTTGGTGGAAAAATTGGGGATAAAACAGGAAGAAGTAATGGCAATTGGAGATGGAAACAACGATGTTGAAATGCTTGAATATGCAAATTATGGTGTTGCAATGGGTAATGCTACAGAACTTGCTTTAAAATCTGCGAATTATACGACAGATACTAATAAAAACGATGGAGTCGCAAAGGCAATTAGAAAATATGCTTTAAAAAACTTGTAA
- a CDS encoding OmpA family protein has product MKKPTLVAVSSIVAMAVPTVSEKITTSDMRKDIIRANVADIQQDVKNDVPTLDTPNPQKTVSAEENPDLITVTLTQDGTGTQIVDKKTPTPIAAPEQTQQKSVTVSQQEPTVTPVQSEQISSDIQKNPINNPERVEISKSEIITLRTNDLSFHKNSIDINKEAYPVLRDIKDYIEKNDFLVSIVGYTDTRGASSYNKRLSLRRAEKVSSKLIELGLSKDRVLDIIGRGESNPIKTNDTEEGREGNRRVEFRFVKKGQV; this is encoded by the coding sequence ATGAAAAAGCCAACATTAGTTGCAGTTTCTTCAATAGTAGCAATGGCTGTACCAACGGTATCTGAAAAAATAACAACTTCTGATATGAGAAAAGATATAATTCGTGCGAATGTGGCGGATATACAACAGGATGTAAAAAATGATGTCCCTACACTAGATACGCCAAATCCTCAAAAGACAGTATCAGCAGAAGAAAATCCAGATTTAATAACAGTTACATTAACACAAGATGGTACTGGAACACAAATAGTTGATAAAAAAACACCAACACCAATAGCAGCACCAGAACAAACTCAGCAGAAATCAGTAACTGTTTCTCAACAAGAGCCAACAGTAACACCAGTACAATCTGAACAGATATCTTCCGATATTCAGAAAAATCCAATAAATAATCCGGAAAGAGTAGAAATTTCAAAATCAGAAATAATAACATTGAGAACGAATGATTTGAGCTTTCATAAAAATAGCATCGATATAAACAAGGAAGCATATCCTGTTTTACGTGACATAAAGGATTATATTGAAAAAAATGATTTTCTTGTATCAATAGTTGGATATACAGATACTAGGGGTGCATCTTCATATAATAAAAGATTGTCTCTTAGAAGAGCTGAGAAAGTAAGTTCAAAATTGATAGAATTAGGACTTTCTAAAGATAGAGTTTTGGATATAATAGGACGTGGAGAAAGTAATCCAATTAAAACAAATGATACAGAAGAAGGAAGAGAAGGAAATCGAAGAGTAGAATTTAGATTTGTGAAAAAAGGTCAAGTATAA
- a CDS encoding basic amino acid ABC transporter substrate-binding protein, with protein MKKVFLVLTLVIFGLVSCGKKDSGQKKLRVGLNAVFAPFEYIENGQVAGFDVDMINEIGKNLGYEVEIIDQSFDGLIPALKAGKIDIIVSGMSSTEERKKSVDFTDDYFISKETYIRKKGNTAVTPSTLSGKKIGVQLGTIQEIAAKAINGATVVPNESTVNTILDLKAGKIDVIILEKAVAEEYMKKNPEMEIFDEKPAKIGMAMAVNKGKNPELIKQINAELKKMRENGKYDELIKKYDLEKSQK; from the coding sequence ATGAAAAAAGTATTTTTAGTATTGACATTGGTAATTTTTGGACTTGTGTCGTGTGGAAAAAAAGATAGTGGGCAGAAAAAATTAAGAGTGGGATTAAATGCAGTTTTTGCTCCGTTTGAATATATTGAAAATGGTCAAGTTGCTGGATTTGATGTAGATATGATAAATGAAATTGGGAAAAATCTTGGATATGAAGTTGAAATTATAGACCAGTCCTTTGATGGTCTGATACCAGCATTAAAAGCAGGGAAAATTGATATTATTGTATCTGGTATGAGTTCTACTGAAGAAAGAAAAAAATCAGTTGATTTTACAGATGATTATTTTATTTCAAAAGAAACTTATATAAGAAAAAAAGGAAATACAGCGGTTACACCATCTACATTAAGTGGTAAGAAAATAGGAGTTCAGCTTGGAACAATTCAGGAAATAGCAGCAAAAGCGATTAACGGAGCGACTGTTGTGCCAAATGAAAGCACTGTAAATACAATTTTGGATTTAAAAGCTGGAAAAATAGATGTGATTATTCTTGAAAAAGCAGTAGCTGAAGAATATATGAAAAAAAATCCTGAAATGGAAATTTTTGATGAAAAACCAGCTAAAATTGGAATGGCAATGGCTGTAAACAAAGGTAAAAACCCTGAATTAATAAAACAAATAAATGCTGAATTGAAAAAAATGAGAGAAAATGGAAAATATGATGAATTAATTAAAAAATATGATTTAGAAAAAAGCCAAAAATAA
- a CDS encoding amino acid ABC transporter ATP-binding protein encodes MIKIKNLKKKYGELEVLKGISTEIKEGEVISIIGPSGSGKSTFLRCINRLEEPTSGEIKINNTNILEHGVDINKIREEVGMVFQHFNLYPHKTVLENITLGPIRLKKMSKSEAEKLAVELLEKVGLADKKDVYPNKLSGGQKQRVAIARALAMNPKVILFDEPTSALDPEMIGEVLEVMRELANAGMTMIVVTHEMGFARNVANRVFFMDEGYILEDAKPQDLFDNPKTERAREFLDKVLNH; translated from the coding sequence ATGATTAAGATAAAAAATTTGAAGAAGAAATATGGAGAACTGGAAGTGCTAAAAGGAATTAGCACTGAAATCAAAGAGGGGGAAGTAATTTCAATTATAGGGCCTTCTGGAAGTGGAAAATCAACATTTTTACGTTGTATAAATAGACTTGAAGAACCTACATCTGGAGAAATTAAAATAAATAACACAAATATTTTGGAACATGGAGTGGATATAAACAAAATTCGTGAAGAAGTTGGAATGGTGTTTCAGCACTTTAATTTATACCCTCACAAAACAGTATTGGAAAATATTACTTTAGGACCAATTAGACTGAAAAAAATGTCAAAATCTGAGGCAGAAAAATTGGCTGTAGAATTATTGGAAAAAGTAGGACTTGCTGATAAAAAAGATGTTTATCCAAACAAGTTGTCTGGTGGTCAGAAACAAAGGGTTGCGATTGCAAGGGCATTAGCAATGAATCCAAAAGTAATTTTATTTGATGAACCAACATCTGCACTTGATCCTGAAATGATAGGGGAAGTTCTGGAGGTAATGAGAGAACTTGCAAATGCTGGAATGACGATGATTGTGGTAACACATGAAATGGGATTTGCTAGAAATGTTGCAAATAGAGTATTTTTTATGGATGAGGGATATATTCTGGAAGATGCAAAACCACAGGATTTATTTGATAATCCAAAAACAGAAAGAGCAAGGGAATTTTTAGACAAAGTGCTAAATCATTAA
- a CDS encoding amino acid ABC transporter permease, protein MEELEKTRKIVKTSFFIAVVTVAVLLVFPYDMKPKEWEIYASSYFVTTLGLTVGGAAIGILLGMLLAFFKFQKTKSETVNMIKDVVIDEYVDIMRGTPMVLQLLTLSFVVVIFNNYWIALIALGLNSAAYVEETIRSGIESIDKGQMEAARATGMPYRMAMNEIIMPQAIKNILPALLNEFINLFKETAVVGYISVVDITMNSKSLQAVYYSVKPILFTGLVYYISVKLFSFIGKRLEMRLKEND, encoded by the coding sequence ATGGAAGAATTGGAAAAAACACGAAAAATAGTAAAAACCTCATTTTTTATAGCAGTTGTAACTGTTGCTGTGCTTCTTGTGTTTCCGTATGATATGAAACCAAAAGAATGGGAAATTTATGCAAGTAGCTACTTTGTAACTACGTTAGGACTGACAGTCGGAGGGGCTGCTATTGGTATTCTTTTGGGAATGTTGTTAGCATTTTTTAAATTTCAAAAGACAAAAAGTGAAACTGTTAATATGATAAAAGATGTTGTTATTGATGAATATGTTGATATAATGCGTGGTACACCAATGGTTCTACAGCTTTTGACACTATCTTTTGTAGTTGTGATATTTAATAATTACTGGATTGCATTAATTGCTTTAGGACTTAATAGTGCGGCTTATGTGGAGGAGACAATTCGTTCTGGAATTGAAAGTATAGATAAGGGACAAATGGAAGCTGCAAGAGCGACTGGTATGCCTTATAGAATGGCAATGAATGAAATTATAATGCCGCAAGCTATAAAAAATATTTTACCAGCACTCTTAAATGAATTTATAAACTTGTTTAAGGAAACAGCTGTTGTAGGATATATTAGTGTTGTAGACATTACAATGAACAGTAAAAGTTTACAAGCTGTATATTATAGTGTAAAACCAATCTTATTTACTGGTTTGGTTTATTATATCAGCGTAAAATTATTCTCATTTATTGGGAAACGATTGGAGATGAGATTAAAGGAAAATGATTAA
- a CDS encoding DUF1439 domain-containing protein, giving the protein MKLFKFLFFSVIVLIAGLGYYIYTQNQLKIPDSMVKSAVASKFPIEKSYPLGKIKLFNPKVHFENDKLIIEAEYLNDALNDQISGTMTFATDIRYDPMKSNLYLEDFQIVRLTKENKEIDLDKKPIIRTGLNYAFSQLEKKEILNLSGVEKFQMIKDIKIENNKLTVVK; this is encoded by the coding sequence ATGAAATTATTTAAATTTTTATTTTTTTCAGTTATTGTATTAATTGCAGGCTTAGGTTACTACATTTACACTCAAAATCAGTTAAAAATTCCAGATTCTATGGTAAAAAGTGCTGTTGCTTCGAAATTTCCAATAGAAAAATCTTACCCTCTTGGAAAAATTAAACTATTTAATCCAAAAGTACATTTTGAGAATGATAAGTTAATTATTGAAGCAGAATACCTAAATGATGCATTAAATGATCAGATTAGCGGAACAATGACCTTTGCAACTGACATTCGTTATGATCCAATGAAATCAAATCTTTATCTCGAGGACTTCCAAATTGTAAGACTTACAAAAGAAAATAAAGAAATTGATCTTGATAAAAAACCTATTATCAGAACAGGCTTAAATTATGCTTTTAGTCAGCTTGAAAAAAAAGAAATTCTGAATTTATCAGGAGTTGAAAAATTTCAAATGATAAAAGATATAAAAATTGAAAATAATAAATTGACTGTTGTTAAATAA
- a CDS encoding AzlD domain-containing protein — translation MIRLNYNENLGILTMILMTLIIMTVILRTLPIFVKIPENNLKVNKFFEALPYTVLTVLVFPDIFTSTGSTNFDIIRVLIGMVIVAYLTFRKTNLGIIIIVSIAVIYFLGTLKIYLK, via the coding sequence GTGATAAGATTGAATTATAACGAAAATTTAGGGATTTTAACAATGATTTTGATGACACTCATAATCATGACGGTAATACTGAGGACATTACCAATATTTGTAAAAATTCCAGAAAACAACCTAAAAGTTAATAAATTCTTTGAAGCACTTCCTTATACAGTACTGACAGTATTAGTATTTCCAGATATTTTTACTTCTACTGGAAGTACAAATTTTGACATAATAAGAGTTCTGATTGGAATGGTAATCGTGGCATATTTAACTTTTAGGAAGACAAATCTTGGAATAATAATAATTGTTTCTATTGCAGTGATATATTTTTTAGGGACTTTGAAAATTTATTTGAAATGA
- a CDS encoding AzlC family ABC transporter permease has translation MAQIRKLENYLKGLKDGTGIGIAYIPFGVAIGLISAKSFSQILPMIGLTSFGMYAGGAHSLLLKVLYVMKSPPVEVILSIGLINLRYLLLNIVIFRQLGEKTPVFQKFLVGVGLTDETVTYLTLKKVTNAWYMMGVNTIPYFCYCFGTIFGAIFGEKLPESLMTSMNFVLYSIFFSMLIMALSQNFKYIRIVLLALIIKMAFSFLPILNKVSSGWVMILTMFLASFIYAQLYYNENPEKQEND, from the coding sequence ATGGCACAAATAAGAAAACTGGAAAACTATTTAAAGGGATTAAAAGACGGTACTGGAATCGGAATTGCCTATATACCCTTTGGAGTTGCAATTGGACTGATTTCAGCCAAAAGTTTTTCCCAAATTTTGCCAATGATAGGGCTTACATCATTTGGAATGTATGCAGGAGGGGCTCATTCATTACTGTTAAAGGTGCTTTATGTGATGAAATCGCCTCCAGTTGAAGTAATTTTATCTATTGGTCTTATAAATTTAAGATATTTATTGTTAAATATTGTTATTTTTAGACAGCTTGGTGAAAAAACTCCTGTTTTTCAGAAATTTCTGGTAGGTGTGGGGCTTACTGATGAAACTGTAACATATCTGACATTGAAAAAGGTAACAAATGCATGGTATATGATGGGAGTAAATACAATTCCATATTTTTGCTACTGTTTTGGTACAATTTTTGGAGCAATATTTGGTGAAAAATTGCCAGAATCACTTATGACTAGTATGAATTTTGTGCTTTATTCAATATTTTTCAGTATGTTAATAATGGCTTTAAGCCAAAATTTTAAATATATAAGAATTGTTTTGCTGGCACTTATTATAAAAATGGCATTTTCATTTTTGCCTATTTTAAATAAGGTAAGTTCAGGATGGGTTATGATTTTAACGATGTTTTTGGCAAGTTTTATATATGCACAGCTTTATTATAATGAAAATCCTGAAAAGCAGGAAAACGATTAA
- the polA gene encoding DNA polymerase I has protein sequence MKRAVILDTSAIMYRSHFALMGMRNSNGMSTGATFGFINTLESVIREFRPDYLVACLDVKRSELDRTGELETYKAHRESMPEELVMQIDTIMKVLDGYRIPKYKKAGQEADDVIATFATKFSNDEDEQIEVFVITGDKDLAQLVDGKINIALLGKGDKNSSFKHIKTDEDVVEYLGVTPDKIPDLFGLMGDKSDGIPGVAGIGPKNGVKLITTYGNLEGIYENIDEIKGKQKEKLLSDKENAFISRELATVKRELDIEYDKKKLKFEEKDFDSLLELYEELDFKRFSKAVEEEKERFLQNGNQKELTEEEKLVLEKNKKITEEKLEKERFEREKIEKQELEYDNENPIFDGISHFYEHVEYEHNSEIDKKIDEIQVLKEKLAIEYEAQKKKQEETALENQKTEKTKKIKDEKVYFEKNYGKVMSWNDAYSVIEKMDKKVAIFENMLGLSICDEKTNIVLLDSELKDILKNGNQKNAESGVQINLFSSSNNSDEQKDNKKNIENIYKLLSEKEIIAYNVKEYMKSGESEYFGYSVGGKTYGINNDRFGIKCTEYFDILLARYVLGTESLQEIEEIILDEFGVEIATFEEQFKKERRKKDFSDVSDDVICEFLSKRTFFIYKLETIFRNRLQNEQFLNIFDKLESRLIPVLAQMEETGIQIDKKYFSEFQNELEQKLSMLENEIHELANEKFNIDSPQQLGEVLFEKLHIPSGKKTKTGYSTNVEVLEMIANNGELTEDKRMIGKKLLEYRAYKKLLSTYIEPIPKLADKKERIHTTFNQNGTSTGRLSSANPNLQNIPVRTDDGIRIRTGFVAKEGHSLISFDYSQIELRVLAELSKDRHLVQAYQDNQDLHDLTARKIFFKTEEDEISRHERSIAKVINFSILYGKTPFGLSKELGITVQEASQYITTYFEEYPRVRKFLDIVTETAKLHGFVETFYGTRRYINGINSTNKNVQAQAVRMAVNTVVQGTAANIIKKVMIELHEEFKNDENIKMLLQVHDELIFEVRDEFAKEYMKKIEKIMENTVKFKKVPLKANGSVAKNWGLLK, from the coding sequence TTGAAAAGAGCGGTTATATTGGATACGAGTGCGATTATGTATAGAAGTCATTTTGCACTAATGGGAATGAGAAATAGTAACGGAATGTCTACTGGAGCAACATTTGGGTTTATTAATACGCTGGAAAGTGTGATTAGGGAGTTTAGGCCTGATTATTTAGTGGCTTGTCTAGATGTGAAAAGAAGTGAGCTGGATAGAACTGGGGAGCTGGAAACGTATAAGGCACATAGGGAAAGTATGCCTGAAGAACTGGTTATGCAGATTGATACTATTATGAAGGTATTGGATGGGTATAGAATTCCGAAATATAAGAAGGCTGGGCAGGAAGCGGATGATGTTATTGCCACTTTTGCCACTAAATTTTCTAATGATGAAGATGAGCAGATTGAGGTTTTTGTAATAACTGGGGATAAGGATTTGGCACAACTTGTAGATGGGAAAATTAACATTGCCTTACTTGGAAAAGGGGATAAAAATTCTTCATTTAAACATATAAAGACTGACGAAGATGTAGTCGAATATTTGGGAGTTACACCTGATAAGATTCCTGATTTGTTTGGGCTTATGGGGGATAAGTCGGATGGGATTCCAGGAGTTGCTGGGATTGGGCCTAAAAATGGGGTAAAACTTATTACGACTTATGGAAATTTGGAAGGAATTTACGAAAATATTGACGAAATAAAGGGAAAACAGAAGGAAAAATTACTGAGTGATAAGGAAAATGCCTTTATAAGTCGGGAACTTGCAACTGTGAAGCGAGAACTTGATATTGAATATGATAAAAAGAAATTGAAATTTGAGGAAAAGGATTTTGACAGCCTTTTGGAACTTTATGAAGAACTTGATTTTAAAAGATTTTCTAAAGCTGTGGAAGAAGAAAAGGAAAGATTCTTGCAAAATGGTAATCAGAAGGAACTTACTGAAGAAGAGAAGTTAGTTTTAGAAAAAAATAAAAAAATTACTGAAGAAAAATTGGAAAAAGAGAGATTTGAAAGAGAAAAAATTGAAAAGCAGGAATTGGAGTATGATAATGAAAATCCGATTTTTGATGGAATTTCACATTTTTATGAGCATGTGGAGTACGAACATAATTCAGAAATAGATAAAAAAATTGATGAAATTCAAGTTTTAAAAGAAAAATTGGCAATAGAATATGAGGCTCAGAAGAAAAAGCAGGAAGAGACCGCACTAGAAAATCAGAAAACTGAAAAAACCAAGAAAATTAAAGATGAAAAAGTGTATTTTGAGAAAAATTATGGAAAAGTTATGAGCTGGAATGATGCTTATTCTGTGATTGAGAAAATGGATAAAAAAGTAGCAATTTTTGAGAATATGCTTGGACTTTCTATTTGTGATGAAAAAACGAATATTGTGCTTTTGGATAGTGAACTTAAGGATATTTTGAAAAATGGAAATCAAAAAAATGCAGAGTCTGGAGTACAGATTAATTTGTTTAGTTCAAGTAATAACTCTGATGAGCAAAAAGATAATAAAAAAAATATTGAGAATATTTATAAATTATTGAGCGAGAAAGAAATTATCGCCTATAATGTGAAAGAGTATATGAAAAGTGGGGAAAGTGAGTATTTTGGATATTCTGTTGGCGGAAAAACTTATGGGATAAATAATGACAGGTTTGGAATAAAATGTACTGAATATTTTGATATTCTGCTTGCACGATATGTACTTGGGACGGAAAGTTTACAGGAAATTGAGGAAATAATTCTGGATGAGTTTGGTGTTGAGATTGCAACTTTTGAGGAGCAATTTAAAAAGGAACGAAGAAAGAAGGATTTTAGTGATGTTTCCGATGATGTGATTTGTGAGTTTTTATCGAAGAGAACATTTTTTATTTATAAATTGGAAACAATTTTTAGAAACAGATTGCAAAATGAGCAGTTCTTAAATATATTTGACAAGCTGGAAAGTCGATTAATACCAGTATTGGCACAAATGGAAGAAACTGGAATACAAATTGATAAAAAATATTTCAGTGAATTTCAAAATGAACTTGAGCAAAAGTTAAGTATGCTTGAAAATGAGATTCACGAACTTGCCAATGAAAAATTTAATATTGATTCGCCGCAGCAGCTAGGAGAAGTTTTGTTTGAAAAATTACATATTCCATCCGGGAAAAAGACAAAGACTGGATATTCAACAAATGTGGAAGTTCTGGAAATGATTGCAAACAATGGAGAATTGACAGAAGACAAACGGATGATTGGGAAAAAGTTGCTAGAATACAGGGCTTATAAGAAATTATTATCAACATACATTGAGCCAATTCCGAAACTGGCGGATAAAAAGGAAAGGATTCATACTACTTTTAACCAAAATGGGACATCTACTGGACGGCTTTCGTCAGCAAATCCAAATTTACAGAATATTCCTGTGAGAACAGATGATGGAATAAGGATTCGTACTGGTTTTGTAGCAAAAGAAGGACATAGCTTGATTTCGTTTGATTATTCACAAATTGAATTGAGAGTTCTGGCTGAATTGTCAAAAGACAGGCATTTAGTACAGGCGTATCAGGATAATCAGGATTTGCATGACTTAACGGCAAGAAAGATATTTTTCAAAACCGAAGAAGATGAGATTTCACGGCATGAGAGAAGTATTGCAAAAGTAATTAATTTTAGTATTTTGTATGGAAAAACGCCATTTGGATTGTCAAAGGAATTGGGAATTACAGTTCAGGAGGCTTCTCAATATATTACGACATATTTTGAGGAATATCCTAGAGTTAGAAAATTTTTGGATATTGTTACAGAAACGGCTAAACTTCACGGTTTTGTAGAAACTTTTTACGGTACGAGAAGATACATTAACGGAATTAATTCAACAAATAAAAATGTACAGGCACAGGCTGTGAGAATGGCGGTAAATACTGTCGTTCAGGGAACAGCGGCAAATATTATAAAAAAAGTTATGATTGAACTTCATGAGGAGTTTAAAAATGATGAAAATATCAAAATGCTTCTTCAAGTTCACGATGAACTAATTTTTGAAGTTCGTGATGAATTTGCTAAGGAATATATGAAAAAAATTGAAAAAATTATGGAAAATACTGTTAAATTTAAGAAAGTTCCGTTAAAAGCTAATGGAAGTGTGGCTAAAAATTGGGGATTATTAAAGTAA
- a CDS encoding HIRAN domain-containing protein: protein MLINNFSWIKLEFDGLYYGGNYEIEIFPDGRFYYSYIENTSVELRKGSFQINQKEIMIFEEMMDYFELLKNQRNYMINEFNFGNGVLVIQKNNGREEKIRLGKEMMFEYAKTLIDKYTKKSKRLFLLDTYLEGAKYIRNFAIKIKDEVQLDLFREFNGISLNAVAMYNSKKEKVGYLPKNQSEIIARMIDAGKKFIAVPIPYDEEIALKIYLVD from the coding sequence ATGTTAATAAATAATTTTAGCTGGATAAAACTTGAGTTTGATGGACTTTATTATGGTGGAAATTATGAAATTGAAATTTTTCCAGATGGAAGATTTTATTATTCATACATTGAAAATACATCAGTTGAGCTAAGAAAAGGCTCTTTTCAGATTAATCAAAAGGAAATTATGATTTTTGAAGAAATGATGGACTATTTTGAACTTTTGAAAAATCAGCGAAATTATATGATAAATGAATTTAATTTTGGGAATGGAGTGCTTGTTATTCAGAAAAATAATGGACGTGAGGAAAAAATTAGGCTTGGCAAGGAAATGATGTTTGAATATGCCAAAACATTAATTGATAAATATACAAAAAAATCAAAAAGGCTCTTTTTACTCGATACTTATTTGGAAGGAGCTAAATATATCAGAAATTTTGCAATTAAAATTAAAGATGAAGTTCAATTGGATTTATTCCGTGAATTTAACGGCATTTCGCTAAATGCAGTCGCCATGTATAATTCCAAAAAGGAAAAAGTTGGATATTTGCCGAAAAACCAAAGTGAAATTATTGCAAGAATGATTGATGCTGGGAAAAAGTTTATCGCAGTACCGATTCCTTATGATGAGGAGATAGCTCTTAAAATTTATCTTGTAGATTAA
- a CDS encoding NAD(P)-dependent oxidoreductase, producing MDKNLKIVYLDRITAGPIDLKERFSKYGKYIEYEDTDSSEIDERIKDVDVVITTRIKLGKKQFEKAEKLKLILVTATGFNHIDVKSANEFGIKVANVSGYSTNSVAQLAITFLLNELTPVNRYYEEVKEGKWINIAVPEYQKYPIDDAAGKILGIVGFGNIGKRVGKIAEMLGIKVMVAKNTGKEYGKSDTAIGEDGILRYELDEVLEKCDVLTLHVPLTDSTRNLINLEKMKKMKKSAVILNLARGPVINQEDLYFALKNKIIKSAAVDVTSVEPIEKNSKLFELDNILITPHIAWKSEKSMIKLMDDVEKNLKLFLEGKLEGLK from the coding sequence ATGGATAAAAATTTAAAGATAGTTTATTTAGACAGAATTACGGCAGGGCCTATTGATTTGAAAGAAAGATTTTCTAAATACGGTAAATACATTGAGTATGAAGATACTGATTCTAGCGAAATTGATGAAAGAATAAAGGATGTGGATGTTGTAATAACGACGCGGATAAAATTAGGGAAAAAGCAATTTGAGAAGGCTGAAAAACTTAAATTGATACTTGTTACAGCGACAGGATTTAACCATATTGATGTGAAAAGCGCAAATGAGTTTGGGATAAAAGTGGCAAATGTTTCTGGATATTCGACTAATTCCGTTGCACAACTTGCGATTACTTTTTTATTGAATGAATTGACGCCTGTTAATAGATATTATGAGGAAGTTAAGGAAGGAAAATGGATAAATATTGCTGTTCCTGAATATCAGAAATATCCGATAGATGATGCGGCTGGGAAGATTTTAGGAATTGTGGGATTTGGAAATATTGGGAAAAGAGTTGGAAAAATTGCTGAAATGCTTGGAATAAAAGTTATGGTTGCTAAAAATACTGGGAAAGAATATGGCAAAAGTGATACTGCGATTGGAGAAGATGGAATTTTACGGTATGAATTGGACGAAGTGCTGGAAAAATGTGATGTTTTAACGCTTCATGTCCCGCTGACTGATTCGACACGGAATCTTATAAATCTTGAAAAAATGAAAAAGATGAAGAAAAGTGCGGTAATTTTGAATCTTGCAAGAGGACCTGTAATAAATCAGGAAGATTTGTATTTTGCACTAAAAAATAAAATAATAAAATCAGCAGCTGTTGATGTTACAAGTGTTGAACCAATTGAAAAAAATTCTAAATTATTTGAGCTGGATAATATTTTAATTACACCTCATATTGCTTGGAAATCTGAAAAAAGCATGATAAAGCTGATGGACGATGTTGAGAAAAATTTAAAATTGTTTCTTGAAGGAAAGCTGGAAGGCTTAAAATAG